The proteins below are encoded in one region of Struthio camelus isolate bStrCam1 chromosome 23, bStrCam1.hap1, whole genome shotgun sequence:
- the LAPTM5 gene encoding lysosomal-associated transmembrane protein 5 isoform X2: MLLLQHQGSNSRSRNLPYADVITSFLLIIMLFVISFNLLLGVVKKRERLLIPFLALQVMDFLLSLLTMFSSYIQVPAIISMSSLSHTQGHSKIPFLALQLLDFCLSILTLCSSYMEVPTYLSLKSSDNGGFLPTVEKLTTEEYAKMMITFTIAFIAVLFLKAYMFKCVLSCFKYIKASKRGEVKVDPQAAEKAVLPSYKEALELPSKESPPPYVAI; encoded by the exons CTGATGTCATCACCAGTTTCCTGTTGATCATCATGCTGTTTGTTATCAGCTTCAACCTCCTTCTTGGTGTGGTGAAG aagaGAGAACGTCTCCTGATTCCATTCCTTGCTCTACAAGTCATGGACTTTCTCCTCAGCCTCCTAACAATGTTCAGCTCCTACATACAAGTCCCAGCGATCATTTCTATGTCATCCCTTAGCCACACA CAGGGACACTCAAAGATCCCTttcttggctctgcagctgctggacttctgcctgagtatcCTCACTCTCTGCAGTTCATACATGGAGGTCCCAACCTATCTCAGCCTCAAGTCTTCAGACAATGGG GGCTTTTTGCCAACCGTTGAGAAGTTAACGACAGAGGAATATGCCAAAATGATGATCACCTTCACAATTGCGTTCATTGCTGTCCTCTTCCTGAAG gcTTATATGTTCAAATGTGTCCTGAGTTGCTTTAAGTACATTAAAGCCAGCAAGAGAGGGGAGGTGAAAGTCGACCCACAAGCAGCTGAGAAG gctgtgctgccatcatACAAGGAAGCCTTAGAGTTGCCTTCTAAGGAATCTCCACCTCCCTATGTAGCAATCTAA